GGATCATGTTTCTGAGGAGGACATTCTGACGGAATTCCTCACTATCCTGTAAAAATGAAGtatatttaatttctgaaacCTAAACATTCAAATCCTAAATAAGTCATGAGACAATTATACTGAATGCAGTCCGTAATTCTGTAATGGAAGCACCTAGACCAGCGAGCATACCATGTCAGAGAACTGGTTCATGCCCATGCGGTAGTTCTTGGTGCCCTGATCAGCCAGGATGTTGTGGGTCAGGACCTGATGTCGTTTGGAGAGCCAAATGTTTTTACGATGGGCCTCCTCCTGAGGTGAGTTATATGATTTATCTGTTGGGCGTATAGGTCAAACAACAAACATCACTGTCTTTGTCAAACTTCACCTAAACTTGGTGAGCTACTTTATATTGTGGAAGTATATAATGAAAGCATGTAAAACGATGTATTATGAAGAGTTAAGAATAGTATATTCATATTTTTGTGAGCCTCCTCACCAAACTTGAGTTTCCATGCGTGGAACTCCAGGTCCTCCAGTGAGAGGCTGGCACAGCTCACCACTGCCAGAGAAGCAGCTGCTATGATCAACAGTTTCATGCTGGAAGATAAAAGAGCAAAACAACTCTGATTTACAGGCTGTTTGTATTCTCAGGTAAGGAATGACAATGAGAGAGTGGATATTTTACCTGGCCGATCGTTTCTTGTAAAGTCCTCTTCTGAATGATGTGGAGCGGTTTGACAGATGAGTGTTCAAGGTCTGACTGCACTGGCGTTGGGTGAGGGATGCTGATGCCCTTTATACCGCCCTGCTCTCCCAGGCCAGCCTGGCATATGTGCCCTGAGGGTTCTTACTCTGGGGCTCAAGTACTTCCTGTTTTGGATCAGATGGCGACACTTCAGAGCCACAGTTTCGTCAGAGGAAATATTTCATAACTATGGAAATGAATGTTACACAGTATGCTATAAATACATATTTCTATAAATATCACCGTTtcatattcattattattattaatacaaTATTAATACATTATATTCCTGTAAATCAAATAATACAATTTAAATAGTATTCAGTCTTAGTTTATGTTCTGATCTGCTATGAACTTAATACTTAATTAACTGGTACTACAAAGTATATCAGTGTCTCTCATCACACCGTGTACTTTACTGTATTTTTAATTGGTTGTTTACAATGTTTTACGTTGTATGTTATTGTTTCTTGTTATTATGGTGTAAGCCATTTGGATAAGGACATTTAAAGCAAAGATTACCTGATATAATATTATGGGTTTACAAGCCCTTAGATGAGGGGTGCATACCTACACTAAATGTCCTGATACCTGATGATAAATAATTTATAGGTGGAATAGCTGAAGTCAAGATGAAAACATCTATGATAAAGAAATAATACAATGAAAAAGAGATCATCATAGAAAATCTTCATATTATTTGACACATATCTAGGAGTGGACGTGTAGAGTTATGTGGTCAtttttggttatggttatgggatttggcagaaacatttgtccaaagcgacatgcaaataacaacaatacaatagttacatttaacagtaaacaattttAAAAGTTGATAAGACTTTTAATTACTACATTTTTTACACTTTAAGTGCTGGTGAACACTGTCACAGAAGCACAGATTGGTCGCTGTGAGATTAGTCCTGGCACGTGGCCAGGGTGAGTAATAAGGAGGACGTTGGGAAGAGGTTCATGTGAGCTCTGTGGGCGTTAGTGAGGCATGTGCTTTGTGGTTACATGACAACATGCAATCATCAAGCTGAAAAAAGCTTGAGTTAACATGCCATCATCACCATACACATCACTAGAGATAGCATGCTATCATTAGCATACAAATAACTACAGTTAACATGCCATCATCACCATACACATCACTAGAGTTAACATGCTATCATTAGCACACATAACTAGAGATAACATGCAGTCATCAGCATACAAATGAGTTAACATGTAATCCTCAGCATAATAACATCTAGAGTTAACATATCAGCATACAAACAACTAGAGTTAACATGCCATCACCACCATACACATAACTAGAGATAACATGCTATTGTGGCAAAGTGGCTGGTTTGCTATATTTTGAcacatgtcgactacgccatctgaggcccttcccctcagaatataAATTCTTAGAAACTGGATTAAGGTATCACAAGttaccaggcaacacaggttcggggtcacGGAAAACCAGAGAAGcgtgtgtccaaaaataaactctttatTACAATTAAGAACATAGGGAgtgagttctctccagtgtgggttcgctcaagtcagtattattctccagtgtggattcgctaaacagcagtagtactctccagagtgagttcgctaaagtcagtatggtggctattcagggaatgagacactcgtgaatacacagcactacaatgcacagcactcagttgtcacagcaaacagtgtAAATCACAATCACTTCACGCTGGCTTATGGTGACAAATTATGACACGCAGTGCAACAAGGTAAGGATAGCCTCCACAACCGAACTGCGTTAGTCACTCGttagcacacagcagcacacctgtcgtcacttcaGTTAGTCAATTAGGGCTGACTTCGTGGTGGCTAAACACAGCCGATTCAACCACggaatgaaacacaaacacaaaacagaacaaaacaagacGAAACAGCAGCGTTCGTCGGAACTGGGACCAAGACGCCTTGATGTTGCCGCTCCCATTACGCCCGACATCGCTCAGATGTGGTCAGTCATAAGGCCCGTGCTCAGCGACTAGCTGCACTCCGAGAAGTCGGCGGACACACGGAACCGGCCAGAGGAGAAGCCAATACGGGGAACGGTGAAGGCTGGAGTGGCTAACAAGGCTGGAAGGCTAACAATGTAGCTAGGACGTCAGCCTtcaaaacaaaagctaaaactttaaaaagccgctcccacgtactgattggctcacctccaattgcccagagccactcagaagggCACTGCCAAGTTATCTAAAAAAGGGGCGTGGACCTAGTCCTGCTACACTATCATTAGCATATAAATAACTAGAGTTATTAACATGTTATCATTAGCATACAAATAACTAGAGTTAACATGCCATCATTAGCATACAAACAGCTAGAGTTAACATGCAATCATCAGCATACAGATAACTAGAGTTAACATGCTATCATTAGCATACACATAACTAGAAATAACATGCAGTCATCAGCATACAAATGAGTTAACATGTAATCCTCAGCATAACAACATCTAGAGTTAACATGCAGTCATCAGCATACAAACAACTAGAGTTAATATGCTATCATCAGCATAAGACCAACTAGAGTTAACATGCAGTCATCAGCATAAGGCCAACTAGACTTTGGCTGAATTTGCTAGCCTCGCTATGGAATGAAGGAGGCCGGAATTTACtccttcaaaacaaacaaacaaaacagtaacAATGTGGATACAGTGgacatttacaaaaaaatgtCATGGTATAACAGGTTATGACACCTTTATGTAGGTAACATATCATAGTTTTACTGGGATGTTAGTTCAGCTAATACaagagtctgagtgtgtggtaaagagtaggctacagatgacaaaacacacatttgtggTGTCACAGCTGCCTATGCGTGTGAGTTTGAGAACGAGCCATGACTCATAACGTAGTGTCATGTGAGAATGAACAAGGTGAGCCAGTATGCATTTTTATTCACTTTTACAAAAAACTTCTAATACAATTacaatttcaatttcacttatagagcgccaaacctacacatgtctcatggtgctttacagagtgttaaacattgaaAGAGAgaccatgagtaacaggggcgaggaaaaactccctagaattggaaatacatataggaagaaacttcagacagatccacgactcaagggcccaacccatctgcctagggtgagttacagtacagtaaggtccCCATGCTAATATTTAATCTTAAATGATAAAGCTTTGTATcatgatagccagactaggcaagaagcacaaacaaatcaaaatatAGTGTTTAGGTTCTTTTTATTATGTAGGTATTTTGGAGTACAGTTGGACATGTTTGTCTCATCCGCACAGTCACAAAATAGAAAAGCAGTCACTACACAGTCACTCGTAATCTTCTATCAAGACCACAAGGTATAGACATTCTTTGTTTGTTAACATGTTATAGAATTCAGGAATTATTACTAAAGTACGTATGAATTTATTAAAACGGTTTAGTTTTGCTCTGTGCTCCTGTATCTCTGGAGTGTGCTGAAGAGGCCGGTGATGAAGAGGACGGTGTACTGGACCCATACGCAGgacctgacctctgacctccgaCCCTATGACGCCTCAGACCAGAGGGTAGTTGGCGGAACTGGCGATGCCGCACTGGTTGTGCTTGTTCCTGGTCATCTTGATGTAGCCCTTATCACCCCAGGACAGACCCCAGCtggacaacacaaacaaacaaataaataagcaaaCAGCATTTGTAAAGTTGCtggtacacatacagtaggactaCTTGTGTAGCAGGGTTGGTTATGCTTCCCTGAATTTCCCCACTCTTTCCTGCATATTCTGTGCAATGTTGCAGTTTCCCACGCCTCCGGGGTGCAGTAGGTAGTACATAAATTTAGTAGGTACTGTAGAGTGATGCGCCTGGCTCACTCCATGCCTgagtattttctttctttctgataTCTCAGGTATACCACGTACTGTATAATTGTTTGAAAATATCATTTTATGTAAACTTGTGCGACTGTAATTGTAATTGTTTATCGCCCCTCTTTTGTGactgtcctgaggcagaggagctgtgatGCGCCTGGCTCGCTCCATGCCTGAGTATTTTCTTCCTTTTGTAATATCTCAGAGCAATAAAGCAACAAAATTCCAGTCGGTTGTGGCGTCTGTCAGCGCAGAGTgatgaagggaggggagagaccaTGTCTGTTACACATACTGAGCATGTTTTATGGGTCTCCTCTGAACCCAAAATACACATATTACCCATCATGCATAGGCCCACAGCTGTAGATGGAACACTACTGAATTGTGTACATGTAGTGCAGTAGAATGCAGTGCTGCTGTTGGTCTACcttcagtggcacacacacacacacacacacagttgttagTGATCTGCATTACCTGTTCTTGACGAGCCAGTAGTCCTTCCCATTCTCAGATCCGTAGCCCACAGCCAGCACTGCATGGTCCAGGTTCTCAGGGTTACAATCAGGCTCCTCATAGACTCCTACAGCCATCAAGCAATGAATATACATCAGTactattttaaaacatttttattttatactttaaaggatattttttgggggttttatgcctttaatcagacaggacagtggagacaacaggaagtgagtgggatctggaaaggccccggacctccaagtgttaatcagacaggacaatggagaacgacaggaagtgagtgggagggaGTGGGATCAAGCTGCGGTAACCtgcgtgcagtgcaggtgccccagccagtcgcacaACAGCTgatatttaaatgttttattttttttttaatttactaCCTGTCTGCTGACTCTTTCTTTCCTTATTATATGTTGAATCGGTGTCAAACAGACCCACTGGTATCATTTcctttgtgtctgtgcatgtattgCACTGCCTTAAAGGTGACTTGAGAGGGCCAGGCTTGCCATGCACTAACCTGACTCATACATCTGGAAGGAGGAATGTTCGGCATCGATGAGCACTGACACGGGACCCACGGTTGCCACGGCTTTCTGCAGAGCGTTCTCGTCCCCACTGGTAATGTCCACGAAGCCGGTGCATGTGGCACCAACGCTGTCTGGCTTGAAGCGGCATTTCCCATCCTGTGGTCACGTGAACAAGTCCAGAGTGCCCAGCGTCAGGTGATGTTATAAGGCACGTTATAGGTCCACTGGCTTTGTCATTATGGATTTGAATTTTGACTACAGTCCATGCTTATTTATTTAGCATTCCTTATCTCATGTGTTTATCACATTTTTATAATTATTTGTATTCATTATTCTAATTCAtgatgtttgttattttgttgtaatACTACTTGACAACAGCTTTTTTCCACTAACATGACATTTACAAACCTTGCCCACTAGGCGTCAGTATtgctctatcactctatccTATCTGTGCTGGTGGTATTAACGTGTGCTTACTTTAGCCTCATAGGGGTAGGACTCCTCGGTGTCGATGCCACCATTGTCTTTGATGTACTGGTAGGCCGGGTCCGGGAGACCGCCGCCACAGCCATAGTTGTCATAGTCCCTGGAGCAGTCCACCAGCTGCTGTTCGCTCAGAGACACCAGCTTTCCCGTTTTCCTAAAGGTCTGGCCCTCGAGAGAGCCCGTCTATCATgggcaagagaggaagagagtaggGTGCTGTCAGGTGTATGATGGCTATCAGTTattcatttaatttaaaaaCTCATATTGTGTGTAATCAAACAGCGGCAGACATGTATAGCCTTCAGACTGAAAATGCTGAAAAAACATTTGGTCATTATAAGCAAACCTCCCTGTACGGTAGGTTCTAAGCCTATAAGCACACATCTTCAGACATAAATGAACATTTTAAGCAAGTACAACATAaatcacgcatgcacgcacgcacacacactaaccgcGCCGAAGGCCCAGCAAGAGCCACAGTCCTTCTGGTCCTTGACGTCGGTCACAAAGCCCTTGTCCCTCCAGTCCACTGCCTTGGGCACGTCTCCCAGGCTGAGGCTCAGGAAGGCGCTGCCAGACTTGCTGCTGTTGCTACGCTTCAGGCACCCGCCGACCACAAGGTCTCGGTACTCCTGGTTGCTCTGTGGAGGTCAGTTAGGGTTTGGTGTTGGTCATATGCACTCGGAAACACTAAACGCAACCAAGATCAAAGCTAGTTAGTCTACTCATAGCAGCAGTAAAAGAGTAAAAGAACATGTTTATTTAAAAATGGGATGTGCATGGCCTCTCAATGTTTTGTTCTGAAAGAGCTGAAACTGAAGTGATATCGTACCATGTCAGCGAAGTAGTTCATGCCCATGCGGTAGCTCTTGATGCCCTGGTCAGCCAGGATGTTGTGGACCAGCACCAGTTTACGGTTCTCTGTCCAGGTGGACCTGCGCTGGGCCTCCTCAGCAGGTGAGCCATAGGAGCGGCctgccacagagagagggagagagagagagagagagagagagagagagagagagagagagagagagagagagggagggagagagagagagagacagagagagggagagagagagagagagagagagagagagagagagagagagagagagagggagagacagagagagagagggggggcagacagAGAAGCAGCTGTTAGCACTCTTCAGAAATTATCTGTTGTTCATTGCAAGACGTTCTGGAATGAAACTTTGCAGATCTACAATTGTGAAGAATTCTCAGTTATGAACTGTGTAATCAGAGAGCGTTGAGTCAgggtgtttgaaaaaaaaaaaaaaaaattctgacaAGTAATCATGGACTCATAGAGTATGTGGCTTCAGGAAGGAAAACGAGCGAGCACTCCACCCCAAAAAACACATTCAACATCACCTACACTCAGTGGTGTAGTGCAGAGGCGATTGGCaattgctcattgagtgcaggggaggctcagcctcctctaaaatatcacaggaaattgcatgaaatagtgcctattatgagctacattagcaagcctaatattccaactagaacatgctaaaaacgtgttcaacttcatggctatatcgttatagtttcgttttgcaacaaggttttgcctgtcatctatcgtgatttcgcacgtctaatgcattgctgtgacgacacgatccattaaaatccccatagaggctcggcctcaatagggagggaaagtgaaaaccagcgccccaagtggttgcgttcctatcgaagagcagctccaatgtcaagtcccatagaccgacttttcaaaaaaatactacgcagctatagcctggcacgccctcccagtgacgcaatgccttcaggcttttgctgctggtctggtcaactgctcattgagaaggatttctgagttcccgaaatctgcggaactgccccctttggtcgagaaccaatcaactttgagcagctccaacggctctgggtagaggcgtgttcaaggcagaggaaagagtgttgttattggtttaaactcggcaaactgctttctgacatctaccagtagcaaatcgaggcacttaaagaggcgggtcaaccagcgcttgcaagaaaccgtgttagcacatgctgttggtcagactaaagtctcgcagagcctttgaaagtcgatggtaatcaggctaacgcagctataccagcgatcttatccaccaaaaatatttttcagtcggcatactgtaataatctactaactgtgaaaatatcagactctatttcgccttatttaaaaaaaacgtaattgctcgtttcatttcataaatggactacaacttcaagtgacgtgacacccttcgacgacgttactcacctagcatggtttgtttattagcctgttagctagttggttagttagtagacaatcacacttactgccagctcttgtgtgagtaggagcacaacacaagttatcccaacataaaggtaattaccacgcggtttacatcgctctctgtttttacaaaaatatgataagcaagttaagcaaattgccgttttgatcagttggagatggagcgcccaaactggtgacgtcaaatgctactgtagctagctactgtagttcgttatcaccatgttacaaacaaactcaaaacaattaaactgatcctaaaaaataaagtatgaccactagaagcaatagagctgacctacatggatagcatattgaaggcatttaactaacttccgatcgtgggccgagatatattttttctaaaagaaaatcccatcaactcccgctagcctctaggaacgcaaccaccaggtggcgatgagattactttccctccctatggacttcgatggcactacggagtgggctggtcttagtgcaggaaaagctagattaatattggataaacgccgcaaaatcgtcatatccagggaagcccggcctctctgggagtgaatgggacagtgggatggctcggatgccgagcttctgtatgatgattggaggaaccgtcattttttttgattgacaagcatatttcgcgattgcacaggaagtttcaacagagacgggctctggtttcaagttcagggatgcgtgaaagttacggaaccttacagggttggcaggtgaactcgagaggcaaggctcaaatttttaattctattgcatgttgtacacaacatatcctatcaataaaatcgtaatgtggagttacagagttcgtgatttgcatttgtttcagttgtgtgtttaggctaagttgtaggctagccacatagctcgctataataactgtgttgcttggctaaattgctaatgtttacttgaattttataagctatttgatagcattccccaccatgggagattccaaataaaacagcaaggcatatGAACGTAGAATCGTCACGTACTataactctagtaggctaccaaatagcatatttaaccccccaaagtgaactggtaaaatgtaagcttagagttctaatctaaccaagccagctgcaatGTCTCAGAACCCTACGTATCTGACGGATCCAGTGCCGGATtcgtctataggctactgtttggtctattctgttttaggatatatttccccctcaaataacaatatagcagcaataatattaatttaatagttgaccatttttatcagagcttcccctattccaatgagcagcaaccgccactgactacgcagtatacccactgAAATAGCATCATCACCATCTCTGTATACCCACTTAAATAGGCAAGTATCggtattaacatttggggttgatcacagtaccCACTACAACTAGACTCTATCACGGTCTACCTACTAcaactaactagactacaccactgcctACACTATCGCTGGTGATTTCTAGTGAAGTGCCTGTAATGCTCTAATGAGGTGGTTCATGATCCTAAT
The genomic region above belongs to Sardina pilchardus chromosome 20, fSarPil1.1, whole genome shotgun sequence and contains:
- the LOC134067248 gene encoding procathepsin L-like: MKLLIIAAASLAVVSCASLSLEDLEFHAWKLKFGRSYGSPAEEAQRRSTWTENRKLVLVHNILADQGIKSYRMGMNYFADMSNQEYRDLVVGGCLKRSNSSKSGSAFLSLSLGDVPKAVDWRDKGFVTDVKDQKDCGSCWAFGATGSLEGQTFRKTGKLVSLSEQQLVDCSRDYDNYGCGGGLPDPAYQYIKDNGGIDTEESYPYEAKDGKCRFKPDSVGATCTGFVDITSGDENALQKAVATVGPVSVLIDAEHSSFQMYESGVYEEPDCNPENLDHAVLAVGYGSENGKDYWLVKNSWGLSWGDKGYIKMTRNKHNQCGIASSANYPLV